In a genomic window of Halobiforma lacisalsi AJ5:
- a CDS encoding homoserine kinase — protein MLTVRAPATSANLGSGFDVFGVALGRPADVVRVERAPETAITVTGAGSQYIPEDPAKNTVGAVADALDAPARIRIDKGVRPSSGLGSSASSAAAAAVALNELYDRGLSRRELVPIAAEGEALVSGEAHADNVAPSLLGGFTVVTDDGVTQIDASIPVVACLPDMAVSTRDAREVVPERAHMSDVVDTVGSAATLTIGMARNDPELVGRGMEDEIVTPERSALIDGYDRVREAAFEAGATGVTVSGAGPGVLATCYRSDRRAVAAAMVEAFDAVGVDSRAYQTVVGDGARLYTE, from the coding sequence ATGCTCACCGTGCGGGCCCCGGCGACGAGCGCGAACCTCGGGAGCGGTTTCGACGTCTTCGGCGTCGCGCTCGGGAGGCCCGCCGACGTGGTTCGGGTCGAACGCGCCCCGGAGACGGCGATCACCGTTACCGGAGCCGGCAGTCAGTACATCCCGGAAGACCCGGCGAAGAACACCGTCGGTGCGGTCGCCGACGCGCTCGACGCTCCGGCGCGCATTCGGATCGACAAGGGGGTCAGACCCTCGTCGGGGCTCGGCTCCTCCGCCTCGAGCGCCGCCGCCGCGGCCGTGGCCCTCAACGAACTCTACGATCGCGGCCTCTCCCGGAGGGAACTGGTTCCGATCGCCGCCGAGGGCGAGGCGCTGGTCTCCGGCGAGGCCCACGCGGACAACGTGGCGCCGTCGCTGCTGGGCGGCTTCACGGTCGTCACCGACGATGGCGTTACCCAGATCGACGCCTCGATCCCGGTCGTCGCCTGTCTCCCCGACATGGCCGTCTCTACGCGTGACGCCCGCGAAGTCGTCCCCGAACGCGCCCATATGAGCGACGTCGTCGACACCGTCGGCAGCGCGGCGACCCTGACGATCGGGATGGCCCGGAACGATCCCGAACTCGTCGGGCGCGGGATGGAAGACGAGATCGTTACGCCCGAACGCAGCGCACTCATCGACGGCTACGACCGCGTCCGCGAGGCCGCCTTCGAGGCCGGCGCGACCGGCGTCACGGTAAGCGGCGCGGGGCCGGGCGTGCTCGCGACCTGTTACCGGTCGGATCGACGGGCGGTCGCCGCGGCGATGGTCGAGGCCTTCGACGCGGTCGGCGTCGACAGCCGGGCATACCAGACCGTCGTCGGGGACGGCGCGCGGCTCTACACGGAGTAA
- a CDS encoding radical SAM protein produces the protein MTDHATSGHATSGPGRQYDRTPLVVTWELTQACELACDHCRADATPDRDPNELDTEEGIALFEGIADFGERTPIVVLSGGDPLERPDLYDLIEGAREAGITPAVTPATTPNLEDGTLERLADAGVSRIAVSLDGASAESHDAFRGESGTFETAIRAAKRARELGLSIQVNTTVTADTVAELPEIADLVADLGAVMWEVFFLVPVGRGIELAQLEPERAGAVAGWLYRQNEMRPYRIITVEAPFYRRVANELRGEDAAVGTTGAGNGFVFVSATGEVYPSGFMPLSAGNVREEPLVSIYRESDLMQRLRDRSSFTGPCGECPAVETCGGSRSRAYAATGDPTESDPLCPWAATEHEYEYEYEFEFEVAGESKPGALESL, from the coding sequence ATGACTGATCACGCCACTAGCGGTCACGCCACCAGCGGTCCCGGACGGCAGTACGATCGGACCCCGCTCGTGGTCACCTGGGAACTCACACAGGCCTGCGAACTCGCCTGCGACCACTGCCGGGCCGACGCGACGCCGGATCGCGATCCGAACGAACTCGACACCGAGGAAGGGATCGCACTGTTCGAAGGGATCGCCGACTTCGGCGAGCGAACCCCGATAGTGGTCCTCTCGGGGGGCGACCCGCTCGAGCGACCCGACCTGTACGACCTCATCGAGGGTGCGCGAGAGGCAGGCATCACGCCGGCCGTAACGCCCGCGACCACGCCGAATCTCGAGGACGGGACGCTCGAGCGACTCGCAGATGCGGGTGTGAGCCGGATCGCGGTGAGCCTCGACGGCGCTTCGGCCGAGAGCCACGACGCCTTCCGCGGCGAGTCGGGAACCTTCGAGACGGCGATCCGGGCGGCAAAGCGGGCTCGAGAACTGGGACTCTCGATTCAGGTCAACACGACCGTCACGGCCGATACGGTGGCCGAACTACCCGAGATCGCCGACCTCGTGGCGGACCTGGGTGCGGTGATGTGGGAGGTGTTCTTCCTCGTGCCGGTCGGCCGCGGCATCGAACTGGCCCAACTCGAGCCCGAGCGGGCCGGGGCGGTCGCGGGCTGGTTGTACCGACAGAACGAGATGCGTCCCTATCGGATCATCACCGTCGAAGCACCGTTCTACAGACGCGTCGCGAACGAATTACGCGGTGAAGACGCCGCCGTCGGCACGACGGGTGCGGGCAACGGATTCGTCTTCGTCAGCGCGACGGGGGAGGTCTACCCGTCGGGGTTCATGCCGCTATCCGCGGGCAACGTCCGCGAGGAGCCCCTGGTGTCGATCTACCGCGAGTCAGACCTCATGCAACGGTTACGGGACCGATCGTCGTTCACCGGGCCCTGCGGCGAGTGCCCGGCGGTCGAAACCTGTGGCGGCTCCCGCTCCCGTGCCTACGCGGCGACCGGCGACCCGACCGAAAGCGACCCGCTCTGTCCGTGGGCGGCGACGGAACACGAGTACGAGTACGAGTACGAGTTCGAGTTCGAGGTCGCGGGGGAATCCAAACCCGGAGCACTCGAGTCGCTGTAG
- the pdxS gene encoding pyridoxal 5'-phosphate synthase lyase subunit PdxS, which yields MADTTDLEELRRGTDLVKRGFARMQKGGVIMDVVNPEQARIAEEAGAVAVMALEAVPADIRKRGGVARMADPADVAEIVNSVSIPVMGKARIGHTKEAQILEAVGVDMIDESEVLTPADDAYHIDKRDFTAPFVCGARNLGEALRRIDEGAAMIRTKGEAGTGDVNQAVHHQRSIKSAIRKIEGMTHEEREAYAREIEAPAELVHETAEMGRLPVVNFAAGGIATPADAALMMHHECDGIFVGSGIFGAENPPAMGEAIVEAVNNWDDPEALAEISKNLGKGMKGDANVDLPEEEQMQDRGV from the coding sequence ATGGCAGATACCACCGATCTCGAGGAGCTACGACGCGGGACCGACCTCGTCAAGCGGGGGTTCGCCCGGATGCAGAAAGGCGGCGTCATCATGGACGTCGTCAACCCCGAACAGGCTCGCATCGCCGAGGAGGCCGGCGCGGTCGCAGTGATGGCCCTCGAGGCAGTCCCGGCGGACATCCGCAAGCGTGGCGGCGTCGCACGGATGGCCGACCCCGCGGACGTCGCGGAGATCGTCAACTCCGTCTCGATCCCGGTAATGGGGAAGGCCCGTATCGGCCACACGAAGGAGGCCCAGATCCTCGAGGCGGTCGGCGTCGATATGATCGACGAGTCCGAGGTGCTCACCCCGGCGGACGACGCCTACCACATCGACAAGCGCGACTTTACCGCGCCGTTCGTCTGTGGCGCTCGCAACCTCGGCGAAGCGCTGCGCCGGATCGACGAGGGCGCGGCGATGATCCGCACCAAGGGCGAGGCCGGCACCGGTGACGTCAACCAGGCCGTCCACCACCAGCGTTCGATCAAGAGCGCGATCCGCAAGATCGAGGGGATGACCCACGAGGAGCGCGAGGCCTACGCCCGCGAGATCGAGGCCCCCGCGGAACTGGTCCACGAAACCGCCGAGATGGGACGACTCCCCGTTGTGAACTTCGCCGCCGGCGGCATCGCGACGCCCGCCGACGCCGCGCTCATGATGCACCACGAGTGCGACGGCATCTTCGTCGGCAGCGGCATCTTCGGCGCGGAGAACCCGCCCGCGATGGGCGAAGCGATCGTCGAGGCCGTCAACAACTGGGACGACCCCGAGGCGCTCGCCGAAATCTCGAAGAACCTCGGCAAGGGGATGAAAGGCGACGCGAACGTCGACCTGCCCGAAGAAGAGCAGATGCAGGATCGCGGCGTCTGA
- a CDS encoding outer membrane protein assembly factor BamB family protein, translated as MFETGITATPAIAGDTIVLPTFEGNGMLYAVGSDGDIDWQCDLPGGRPFAPVLSDDDLFIKSRSAVTALSYQQQTVEWSVDTPRYPATSGGRWADLSPAVTEDHVYVPRKDGLQCLERATGDEIWHERTDPVATTPAVADGKVYAPTIGDGVVAMDADTGTIEWTTETFECWTTPVVDDGVVYTPARFDLVALDADSGDEQWRYTDPGLGGRSYTNLTLVDDLLVAGSTGYAVVTVSTDGTVQAIADGSSTEFSHVIEDGTVYVATCDGISAYSLESE; from the coding sequence GTGTTCGAGACGGGGATAACGGCAACTCCGGCAATAGCTGGCGACACGATCGTCCTTCCCACGTTCGAAGGCAATGGGATGCTGTACGCGGTTGGTTCGGATGGAGACATCGATTGGCAATGCGATCTCCCGGGTGGTCGACCGTTCGCTCCGGTACTCTCCGATGACGACCTATTCATCAAATCGAGATCGGCAGTAACAGCACTATCGTATCAGCAGCAAACCGTCGAATGGTCGGTCGACACACCGCGGTATCCAGCCACTAGCGGTGGTCGCTGGGCCGATCTGTCACCTGCCGTAACCGAGGATCACGTCTATGTTCCCCGCAAAGACGGACTGCAGTGTCTCGAGCGAGCGACCGGCGACGAGATCTGGCACGAGCGAACGGACCCGGTCGCGACGACGCCAGCCGTTGCTGACGGGAAGGTCTACGCTCCGACGATAGGGGACGGGGTCGTCGCAATGGACGCCGACACCGGTACCATCGAATGGACGACTGAGACGTTCGAGTGTTGGACGACGCCCGTCGTCGACGACGGCGTGGTCTACACACCGGCCCGGTTCGATCTCGTCGCGCTCGACGCCGACAGCGGTGACGAGCAGTGGCGGTATACCGATCCTGGACTCGGCGGGCGGAGTTACACGAACCTCACACTGGTCGACGATCTGCTCGTTGCTGGTTCGACCGGCTACGCGGTGGTCACCGTCTCGACCGACGGGACTGTTCAGGCGATTGCTGACGGTTCGTCGACGGAGTTCTCACACGTCATCGAAGACGGCACAGTCTACGTCGCAACGTGTGACGGAATCAGTGCCTACAGCCTCGAAAGCGAGTGA
- a CDS encoding DUF1405 domain-containing protein, translating to MVLTTSLPDRDPLPTYLAPVPKVLEDLGLRFAWLVVAINLGGTAFGFWYYSGQLADTALVMWPWVPDSPLATLFIALAIAAWKLGHEQPWLTSLAFFGNVILGLWTPYTLLAFSDAYGYLHPLMFQFLFWSHLAMVVQAYVLHRISDFPVWGIAVALVWYGSNLIVDYFVPVVGEPHHTFIPVPRDAPMFLGADALGVVAAGEVTFAMLALFLALATRIKKCELGRVRSDGTATQ from the coding sequence ATGGTGTTGACCACGTCGCTTCCCGATCGTGACCCCCTGCCGACGTATCTGGCACCGGTACCGAAGGTCCTCGAGGATCTCGGACTCCGCTTTGCCTGGCTCGTCGTCGCGATCAACCTCGGGGGGACGGCCTTCGGCTTCTGGTACTACTCCGGGCAGCTGGCCGACACCGCCCTCGTCATGTGGCCGTGGGTGCCCGATAGCCCGCTGGCGACGCTGTTTATCGCCCTTGCGATCGCCGCCTGGAAACTCGGCCACGAACAGCCCTGGCTCACGTCGCTTGCCTTCTTCGGGAACGTCATCCTGGGGCTGTGGACGCCGTACACGTTGCTCGCCTTCTCCGACGCTTACGGCTACCTCCATCCGCTGATGTTCCAGTTTCTCTTCTGGAGCCACCTCGCGATGGTCGTCCAGGCCTACGTCCTCCATCGGATCTCCGACTTCCCCGTCTGGGGGATCGCGGTCGCACTCGTCTGGTACGGCAGCAACCTGATCGTCGACTACTTCGTCCCGGTCGTCGGCGAGCCACACCACACGTTCATCCCCGTTCCCCGCGACGCGCCGATGTTCCTCGGTGCCGACGCGCTCGGGGTCGTCGCCGCCGGCGAGGTGACGTTCGCGATGCTCGCGCTCTTTCTCGCGCTCGCGACCCGGATCAAGAAGTGCGAACTCGGACGGGTTCGGTCGGACGGCACGGCCACGCAGTGA
- a CDS encoding ABC transporter ATP-binding protein: protein MRPQTDADDPAAETGSATESDPESAREAPVISIDDLTKRYGDVTANDGVTFDVGAGEIFGYLGPNGAGKTTTIRLLLGLIKPTAGTATVLGADVRDRRALTEVKSDVGYLPDTLGFEDRLTGRQALDYFARMRGDERREELLELFRPPLDKRIETYSSGNRRMLGIVQAFMHDPQLAILDEPTSGLDPLKQDRMHAFLEAERDAGKTIFFSSHVLSEVQRVCDRVGIIRDGELVALEDIDDLLERGGKDVRVELAESVDEDAFVTSEMIDVESVEGTVRFTYTGEAGALLEHLVRFDVVDVEIGDPQLDDIFKHYYGDERDPLPGDG, encoded by the coding sequence ATGCGTCCCCAGACCGACGCCGACGATCCTGCGGCCGAGACCGGCTCCGCGACCGAATCCGACCCGGAGAGCGCTCGAGAGGCCCCCGTCATCAGCATCGACGATCTCACGAAGCGGTACGGCGACGTCACCGCCAACGACGGCGTCACCTTCGACGTCGGAGCGGGCGAGATATTCGGCTACCTCGGCCCGAACGGGGCGGGAAAGACGACGACGATTCGGTTACTCCTCGGACTCATCAAACCGACCGCCGGAACGGCGACCGTTCTCGGCGCGGACGTCCGGGATCGACGGGCGCTCACCGAGGTGAAATCCGACGTCGGCTACCTCCCGGACACGCTCGGGTTCGAGGACCGACTGACCGGGCGCCAGGCGCTCGATTACTTCGCGCGGATGCGGGGCGACGAGCGACGCGAGGAGTTGCTGGAACTGTTTCGTCCGCCACTCGACAAGCGGATCGAAACCTACTCCTCGGGGAACCGGCGGATGCTCGGGATCGTTCAGGCGTTCATGCACGATCCGCAACTCGCGATCCTGGACGAACCCACGTCCGGGCTGGACCCGCTCAAACAGGACCGAATGCACGCATTTCTCGAGGCGGAACGCGACGCGGGGAAGACGATCTTCTTCTCGTCGCACGTCCTGAGCGAGGTCCAGCGCGTCTGTGATCGCGTCGGGATCATCCGGGACGGGGAACTGGTCGCCCTCGAGGACATCGACGACTTGCTCGAACGCGGCGGGAAGGACGTTCGAGTGGAACTGGCGGAGTCAGTCGACGAGGACGCGTTCGTCACGTCGGAGATGATCGACGTCGAGTCCGTCGAGGGAACGGTCCGTTTCACCTACACCGGCGAGGCCGGCGCGCTCCTGGAGCACCTCGTCCGGTTCGACGTCGTCGACGTCGAGATCGGGGACCCACAACTCGACGACATCTTCAAACACTACTACGGGGACGAACGGGACCCGCTCCCGGGGGACGGATGA
- a CDS encoding ABC transporter permease — translation MTAVLRVESRKLFRSTLVLTGLLALLSAFFLLVFPSIQEEAELVEQVYPAYMLELLGIEELHTIEGFAGGYIFPFAWVLLGGIYFAYVSAGTISRDVRTRRMDLTLSNPVSRESVVLQKVAALWVPLAGLTIGLAVVLFAGATLLGEPFDPVPLAMVHLLGVPYLLVCAAIGTVLSVTLDRVETAQAAALVLVFSLWLVDDLSHMSPDFEWVGDLTPSRYYDPSAILVHEEYAFGDAGILLAAFLVLLAVAVLIFTRRDI, via the coding sequence ATGACCGCCGTCCTGCGCGTCGAATCTCGAAAACTGTTTCGCAGCACGCTTGTACTGACCGGGCTGCTCGCCCTGCTCTCGGCGTTTTTCCTCCTCGTCTTCCCGAGCATCCAGGAGGAGGCGGAACTCGTCGAGCAGGTGTACCCGGCGTACATGCTCGAGTTACTCGGCATCGAGGAACTCCACACGATCGAGGGGTTCGCCGGCGGCTACATCTTCCCGTTCGCCTGGGTGCTCCTCGGCGGGATCTACTTCGCGTACGTCAGTGCAGGCACGATCTCCCGGGACGTCCGGACGCGGCGGATGGATCTCACGCTCTCGAACCCGGTCTCCCGTGAGTCGGTCGTCCTCCAGAAGGTCGCCGCGCTGTGGGTCCCCCTGGCAGGACTGACGATCGGATTGGCGGTCGTGTTGTTCGCCGGCGCGACGCTTCTGGGGGAGCCGTTCGATCCCGTCCCGCTCGCGATGGTCCACCTGCTCGGCGTGCCCTACCTCCTGGTCTGTGCCGCTATCGGGACCGTCCTGTCGGTCACCCTCGACCGCGTCGAAACCGCACAGGCCGCGGCACTGGTACTCGTGTTTTCCCTCTGGCTGGTCGACGATCTCTCGCACATGAGCCCCGATTTCGAGTGGGTCGGGGACCTCACGCCGAGCCGGTACTACGATCCGTCGGCGATCCTCGTCCACGAGGAGTACGCATTCGGAGACGCGGGCATCCTCCTCGCGGCCTTCCTCGTCCTGCTGGCCGTCGCCGTCCTGATCTTCACGCGGAGGGATATCTGA
- a CDS encoding ABC transporter permease, with product MTAVLRLESRKRVRGSAILLVVFVLLSALYFSMFPGIQEEMDAFEEAFPEYMFDLFGIEALHTIEGFVAAELYAFFWSLLLAIYFAYVGAGLIAGDVQDRRMDLTLSNPVSRESVVLQKVAALWVPVVALNVGVPIVVYVAALAIGESFDPVALAMVHLLSIPYLLVCAGIGLVLSVFVDHVRIARGTALVLVFLLWLVDGVSRLDPDYEWIGDLTPSRYYDETAILVHEEYAVGDAGILLAAFLVLVAVSVVIFTRRDI from the coding sequence ATGACGGCCGTGCTCCGACTCGAGTCCAGAAAGCGCGTCCGTGGCTCGGCGATCCTGCTCGTCGTCTTCGTTCTGCTGTCGGCGCTGTACTTCTCGATGTTCCCCGGCATTCAGGAGGAGATGGATGCGTTCGAGGAGGCGTTCCCCGAGTACATGTTCGACCTCTTCGGGATCGAAGCGCTCCACACGATCGAAGGGTTCGTCGCCGCCGAACTCTACGCCTTCTTCTGGTCGCTGCTGCTCGCGATCTACTTCGCGTACGTCGGGGCCGGCCTGATCGCGGGCGACGTGCAGGACCGGCGGATGGACCTCACGCTCTCGAATCCGGTCTCGCGGGAGTCGGTCGTCCTCCAGAAGGTCGCCGCGCTGTGGGTCCCGGTGGTCGCGCTGAACGTCGGCGTGCCGATCGTCGTCTACGTTGCCGCACTCGCCATCGGCGAGTCGTTCGATCCGGTCGCCCTCGCGATGGTCCACCTGCTGTCGATACCCTACCTGTTGGTCTGTGCCGGGATCGGGCTCGTGCTCTCGGTGTTCGTCGATCACGTCCGGATCGCCAGGGGGACGGCCCTGGTGCTCGTCTTCCTGCTGTGGCTCGTCGACGGCGTCTCGAGGCTGGATCCCGACTACGAGTGGATCGGCGACCTCACGCCGAGCCGGTACTACGACGAGACGGCGATCCTCGTCCACGAGGAGTACGCCGTCGGCGACGCCGGAATCCTCCTCGCCGCGTTTCTCGTGCTGGTCGCGGTCTCGGTCGTGATCTTTACCCGCCGGGACATTTGA
- a CDS encoding valine--tRNA ligase, translated as MSTDAPDGEGERQPASEDEPTLEGGYDPEAVEERWQRRWVDEEVYAYESDPEKDPNTVYAIDTPPPTVSGSLHMGHLYGHTLQDFAARFQRMHDGDVLFPFGYDDNGIASERLTEKELDIRHQDYERREFQQLCREVCQEYEAEFTEKMQGLGCSIDWGNTYKTIEPRVQRVSQLSFIDLYEQGREYRQKAPAIWCPECETAISQVEMEDMEKGAHFNDIAFELTGDAPRDEFVISTTRPELIPACVSVFVHPDDDENQDLVGETARIPIFGHEVPIIADDRVDMEKGSGVVMCCTFGDQKDIEWYQAHDLPLRVAIDESGTMTDLAGDYEGMSTDEAREAIVEDLDDAGYLRDRESITHTVQVHERCDTPVEFRVSKQWYVEILDHKEEYLEAGREMDWYPEKMFTRYKHWIEGLEWDWLISRQRDSGIPFPVWYCEDCDHEIIAEKEDLPVDPLSDEPPVETCPECGGDEFVAEEDVFDTWATSSLTPLINAGWDWDEDAEEFTMSKPELYPFDLRPQGHDIISFWLFHTVVKCYEHTGEVPFDATMINGHVLDENREKMSKSRGNIVAPDEVLAEYPVDAVRFWAASAAVGDDFPYQEKDLTAGEKLLRKLWNASKLVNTLAPREPDEPEELEPIDRWLLAELDDATEELTAQLEAYEFAKARDRLRTFFWNTFCDDYLEIAKEREDNPSTQYALRTAHRTFLELWAPFLPHVTEEIWQAVYTGDGSLEETSIHLRDWPEPQGYDADLEAGETAMEVISALRRYKSENQLPLNADLEAVAVYGEVDGFADAIANVMHVADLEVLSDQPEITTQVASIDLDYSQVGPQYGEKVGEIDAGIESGDYELDREDGVLRVAGEELAEDLFEVERERTYSGEGEMLETESAVVIVE; from the coding sequence ATGAGCACGGACGCACCCGACGGAGAAGGGGAACGGCAGCCGGCCTCCGAGGACGAGCCGACCCTCGAGGGCGGGTACGACCCCGAAGCCGTCGAGGAGCGCTGGCAGCGGCGCTGGGTCGACGAGGAGGTCTACGCCTACGAGAGTGACCCCGAGAAGGACCCAAACACCGTCTACGCCATCGATACGCCGCCGCCGACGGTGTCGGGCAGCCTCCACATGGGCCACCTCTACGGCCACACGCTACAGGACTTCGCCGCGCGCTTCCAGCGGATGCACGACGGCGACGTCCTCTTTCCGTTCGGCTACGACGACAACGGGATCGCCTCCGAGCGACTGACCGAGAAGGAACTCGACATCCGCCACCAAGACTACGAACGCCGCGAGTTCCAGCAACTCTGTCGCGAGGTCTGCCAGGAGTACGAGGCCGAGTTCACGGAGAAGATGCAGGGACTCGGCTGTTCGATCGACTGGGGGAACACCTACAAGACGATCGAACCCCGCGTCCAGCGGGTCTCCCAGCTCTCGTTCATCGACCTCTACGAGCAGGGCCGGGAGTACCGCCAGAAGGCGCCCGCGATCTGGTGTCCCGAGTGCGAGACGGCGATCTCGCAGGTCGAGATGGAGGACATGGAGAAGGGCGCCCACTTCAACGACATCGCGTTCGAACTCACCGGGGACGCCCCCCGCGACGAGTTCGTCATCTCGACGACCCGCCCGGAACTGATCCCGGCCTGTGTCTCCGTCTTCGTCCATCCCGACGACGACGAGAACCAGGACCTGGTCGGCGAGACCGCACGCATCCCGATCTTCGGCCACGAGGTGCCGATCATCGCCGACGACCGCGTCGACATGGAGAAAGGCAGCGGCGTCGTGATGTGCTGTACCTTCGGCGACCAGAAGGACATCGAGTGGTACCAGGCCCACGACCTCCCGCTCCGCGTGGCGATCGACGAGTCGGGGACGATGACCGACCTCGCCGGCGACTACGAGGGCATGTCCACCGACGAGGCCCGCGAGGCCATCGTCGAGGATCTGGACGACGCGGGCTACCTGCGGGACCGCGAATCGATCACCCACACCGTGCAGGTCCACGAACGGTGTGACACGCCCGTCGAGTTCCGCGTCTCCAAGCAGTGGTACGTCGAGATCCTCGATCACAAGGAGGAGTACCTCGAGGCCGGCCGGGAGATGGACTGGTACCCGGAGAAGATGTTCACCCGGTACAAACACTGGATCGAGGGGCTGGAGTGGGACTGGCTGATCTCGCGCCAGCGCGACTCGGGGATCCCGTTCCCGGTCTGGTACTGCGAGGACTGCGATCACGAGATCATCGCAGAGAAGGAGGACCTGCCCGTCGATCCCCTCTCGGACGAGCCGCCGGTCGAGACCTGTCCCGAGTGTGGCGGCGACGAGTTCGTCGCCGAGGAGGACGTCTTCGACACGTGGGCCACGTCGTCGCTGACCCCGCTGATCAACGCCGGCTGGGACTGGGACGAAGACGCCGAGGAGTTCACCATGTCGAAGCCGGAACTCTACCCGTTCGATCTGCGCCCGCAGGGCCACGACATCATCTCGTTCTGGCTGTTCCACACCGTCGTCAAGTGCTACGAGCACACCGGCGAGGTGCCGTTCGACGCGACGATGATCAACGGCCACGTGTTGGACGAGAACCGCGAGAAGATGTCCAAATCCCGGGGCAACATCGTCGCGCCCGACGAGGTGCTCGCGGAGTACCCCGTCGACGCCGTCCGCTTCTGGGCGGCAAGCGCCGCGGTCGGCGACGACTTCCCGTACCAGGAGAAGGACCTCACCGCGGGCGAGAAGCTCCTGCGGAAGCTCTGGAACGCCTCCAAGCTCGTCAACACCCTCGCGCCGCGCGAGCCCGACGAACCCGAGGAACTCGAGCCGATCGACCGCTGGCTGCTCGCGGAACTCGACGACGCCACCGAGGAGCTGACGGCCCAACTCGAGGCCTACGAGTTCGCGAAGGCCCGCGACCGGCTGCGGACGTTCTTCTGGAACACCTTCTGTGACGACTACCTCGAGATCGCCAAGGAACGCGAGGACAACCCGTCGACCCAGTACGCGCTGCGGACGGCCCACCGAACCTTCCTCGAACTGTGGGCACCGTTCCTCCCCCACGTCACGGAGGAAATCTGGCAGGCCGTTTATACCGGAGACGGCAGCCTCGAGGAGACCAGCATCCACCTCCGCGACTGGCCCGAACCGCAGGGGTACGACGCCGACCTCGAGGCCGGCGAGACGGCGATGGAGGTCATCTCGGCACTGCGTCGCTACAAGAGCGAGAACCAGTTGCCGCTGAACGCCGACCTCGAGGCCGTCGCCGTCTACGGCGAGGTCGACGGCTTCGCGGACGCGATCGCGAACGTGATGCACGTCGCGGACCTCGAGGTGCTCTCGGATCAGCCGGAGATCACCACCCAGGTCGCCTCGATCGACCTCGACTACTCGCAGGTCGGCCCGCAGTACGGCGAGAAGGTCGGCGAGATCGACGCCGGCATCGAGAGCGGCGACTACGAACTCGACCGTGAGGACGGCGTCCTCCGCGTCGCCGGCGAAGAACTCGCCGAGGACCTGTTCGAGGTCGAACGTGAGCGGACCTACTCCGGCGAGGGCGAGATGCTCGAGACGGAGTCGGCGGTCGTCATCGTCGAGTAA